A single region of the Betta splendens chromosome 12, fBetSpl5.4, whole genome shotgun sequence genome encodes:
- the LOC114866693 gene encoding ras-related protein Rab-27B-like isoform X3: MTDGDYDYLIKLLALGDSGVGKTTFLYRYTDNKFNPKFITTVGIDFREKRVVYTASNPNGTTTGKTFKVHLQLWDTAGQERFRSLTTAFFRDAMGFLLMFDLTSQQSFLNVRNWMSQLQANAYCENPDIVLVGNKADLADQREVQEKQAKELADKYGIPYFETSAATGVEVDKAVITLLDLVMKRMEQCVDKPPAETSGNGATKLGDAQPDEKKCAC, translated from the exons ATGACTGATGGGGATTACGACTACCTTATAAAGCTCCTTGCTCTGGGGGACTCCGGGGTGGGGAAGACCACCTTCCTGTATCGATACACAGACAACAAGTTCAATCCCAAGTTCATCACCACAGTCGGCATCGACTTCAGGGAAAAGCGAGTG gtGTACACAGCGTCCAACCCCAATGGGACGACCACGGGGAAGACGTTCAaggtccacctgcagctctgggACACAGCTGGGCAGGAGAG gttCCGCAGCCTGACGACGGCCTTCTTCAGGGACGCCATGGGCTTCCTGCTGATGTTCGACCTCACCAGCCAGCAGAGCTTCCTCAACGTCAGGAACTGGATGA GCCAGCTGCAGGCCAACGCCTACTGCGAGAACCCCGACATCGTGTTGGTGGGAAACAAGGCCGACCTAGCGGATCAGAGGGAGGTCCAGGAGAAACAGGCCAAGGAGCTGGCCGATAAGTACGG GATCCCGTACTTTGAGACGAGCGCAGCGACCGGAGTGGAGGTGGACAAGGCGGTGATCACGCTGCTGGACCTGGTCATGAAGAGGATGGAGCAGTGCGTGGACAAGCCGCCCGCCGAGACCAGCGGCAACGGGGCCACGAAGCTGGGTGACGCGCAGCCGGACGAGAAAAAGTGTGCATGCTAA
- the LOC114866692 gene encoding cingulin-like protein 1 isoform X1 codes for MQGKNEAEQGNNMRAPECRPPQPSRSPQQTINGGREPAWRASQKRPPPAVSRGTNLHRAGSVKDLIGRFSGPDRKTSASYFQGLSYGAGRVPKAASADALVSLESQSSQPAPAAPSSLAQDHPAPGTAVTPRTKNQAGPQTGQISARTDCPVEATAEETVSGPKSQTQSADSNRHSAADSGMGSESEFDSNKRADSPSEETPTTPKPTVTSQNPKYQLFLNNGVNTNGLSGRDADGPGGSGGAEESSVDQWKLLGPKKEEWNGSLESLLSHDSNGELTLYGLPLDECPPRVFNSPYSSGLSLEYIPTQRMSEYKGGVSPALSDFNPYSFNSRSTSPLGYGTLPSRTRVSAYDTLLRRRAEVNNAQVFTSQYSFLHSAPAPPNKKDYIEELTKQLDACQKRNQFLEAESVEMEKERDQIRYEMRLMLVNKEDLLRTNTQLNNELKRTKEEMIHMEHERQMFAERCREMEMEVKEARDMMVEAHTQEYAFNFLQQSLKNKIRDAEENLEKQTLHAKELSEKLWLAERQLEDLEVSRGSKDKKVSDLSSTILRLEMELADALQATTQATTELSLQQKLRNEAQMRVVELEDSLLEKVQEQQKMQELVGRLQGEVSSKLSNREQTLEEEIQLRERLQLQCKQAERTVDELQMELHRSNQAREDLAKQVKQAQEKMIDLETDVEELHESEQKWAAKQKRAIEQNEQLQLKLIQEKDRNEQLEFEKATIERQLREARSEVEELHSSRVQDDVVSRMEGRVRELDNALKTEERNKAVLTNTIGKLERKINELNDQLEEEHRIATEQKDLMNQRIRTLKRQLNEVEEEASRKEAQYRHTSRELAEERETSARLQRQVMDQQLQTKWKDTLSIRQTLDNLRLDLSADEDEDDDSQRLQQQASVTKV; via the exons ATGCAGGGAAAGAACGAGGCGGAACAAGGCAACAACATG CGTGCACCTGAGTGCCGTCCACCACAGCCATCGCGTAGCCCTCAGCAGACCATcaatggagggagggagccgGCCTGGAGAGCCAGTCAGAAGAGGCCTCCTCCAGCCGTGAGCCGCGGTACCAACCTGCACCGAGCCGGCAGCGTCAAGGACCTGATCGGTAGATTCTCTGGACCGGATCGCAAGACGTCTGCCAGTTACTTCCAGGGTTTGTCCTATGGAGCGGGACGAGTCCCTAAAGCTGCTTCTGCTGACGCTCTGGTCTCTCTGGAATCCCAGTCAAGTCAACCTGCACCGGCTGCACCAAGCAGCCTCGCCCAAGACCATCCGGCTCCCGGCACCGCCGTGACTCCAAGAACCAAGAACCAAGCTGGACCCCAAACTGGCCAGATCTCCGCCCGGACTGATTGTCCAGTTGAAGCCACAGCTGAGGAGACGGTTTCAGGCCCAAAGAGCCAAACTCAGTCCGCGGACTCTAACAGGCACTCAGCGGCCGACTCCGGCATGGGCTCG GAGTCCGAGTTCGATTCAAACAAGAGAGCAGACAGCCCCTCGGAGGAGACCCCCACCACTCCCAAACCCACGGTCACCAGCCAGAACCCCAAGTATCAGCTGTTCCTCAACAACGGGGTGAACACCAACGGGTTGAGTGGCAGGGATGCAGATGGTCCAGGAGGCAGTGGAGGGGCCGAGGAGAGCAGTGTGGACCAATGGAAGCTCTTGGGACCCAAGAAGGAGGAGTGGAATGGGTCCTTAGAGTCCCTGCTCTCCCATGATTCCAACGGGGAACTAACGCTCTATGGTTTACCG CTAGATGAATGTCCTCCCAGAGTCTTCAACAGCCCCTACAGCAGCGGTCTGTCCTTGGAGTACATCCCCACACAGCGCATGTCAGAGTACAAG GGTGGGGTGTCTCCTGCCCTGTCCGACTTCAACCCGTACAGCTTCAACAGTCGCAGCACCAGTCCGTTGGGCTACGGAACGCTGCCCTCACGCACGCGGGTCTCGGCCTACGAcacgctgctgaggaggagggccGAGGTCAACAAcgcccag GTCTTCACCAGCCAGTACAGCTTCCTGCACTCTGCCCCGGCACCACCCAATAAAAAAGACTACATAGAGGAGCTGACCAAGCAGCTGGATGCCTGTCAGAAG CGTAACCAGTTTCTGGAGGCGGAGAGTgtggagatggagaaggagagggaccAGATCAG GTACGAGATGCGCTTGATGCTGGTGAACAAAGAGGATCTGCTGAGGACCAACACTCAGCTGAACAATGAGCTGAAACGGACCAAAGAGGAGATGATACACATGGAGCACGAACGCCAGATGTTCGCGGAGAGATGCAGAGAGATGGAG atggaAGTTAAGGAGGCTCGAGACATGATGGTGGAGGCCCACACTCAGGAGTACGCCTTCAACTTCCTCCAGCAGTCGCTCAAAAACAAGATCCGGGATGCTGAG gagaacctggagaagcAGACTCTGCATGCTAAGGAGCTGTCGGAGAAGCTGTGGCTGGCggagaggcagctggaggacctggaggtcagcagaggCTCCAAGGACAAGAAGGTGTCGGACCTCAGCAGCACCATTCtcaggctggagatggag CTGGCCGACGCCCTTCAGGCAACCACCCAGGCCACAACGGAGCTGagtctgcagcagaagctgcgcAACGAGGCCCAGATGAGAGTGGTCGAGCTGGAGGACTCTCTGCTGGAGAaggtccaggagcagcagaagatgcAGGAGCTGGTGGGCCGGCTGCAAGGAGAG GTCTCCAGTAAGCTGAGCAACAGGGAGcagacgctggaggaggagatccagctcagagagaggctgcagctccagtgcAAGCAGGCGGAGCGGACGGTGGACGAGCTGCAGATGGAGCTGCACAGGTCCAACCAGGCCCGGGAGGACCTGGCCAAGCAAGTCAAGCAGGCCCAG gagaAGATGATTGACCTGGAGACCgacgtggaggagctgcacgaGAGCGAGCAGAAGTGGGCGGCCAAACAGAAGCGAGCCATTGAACAG aatgagcagctgcagctgaagttgATCCAGGAGAAAGATCGGAACGAGCAGCTGGAGTTTGAGAAGGCAACGATAGAGCGACAG ctgcgTGAGGCCCGttcagaggtggaggagctccaCAGCTCCAGGGTCCAGGACGACGTCGTCTCCAGGATGGAGGGACGAGTCAGAGAGCTGGACAACGCTctgaaaacagaggagag GAACAAGGCTGTGCTGACGAACACCATCGGTAAACTGGAGAGGAAGATCAACGAGCTGAACGAccagttggaggaggagcacagGATCGCCACCGAGCAGAAGGACCTG ATGAACCAGAGGATCCGCACCCTGAAGCGTCAGCTgaacgaggtggaggaggaggcgagcaggaaggaggcgcaGTACCGGCACACCAGCAGAGAGCtggcggaggagagggagacgagCGCTCGGCTGCAGAGACAAGTGAtggaccagcagctgcagacaaa GTGGAAGGACACGCTGAGCATCCGTCAGACTCTGGACAACCTGAGGCTGGATCTCAGTGCGGACGAGGACGAAGATGACGACagccagcggctgcagcagcaagcGAGCGTCACCAAAGTCTAA
- the LOC114866692 gene encoding cingulin-like protein 1 isoform X2, protein MQGKNEAEQGNNMESEFDSNKRADSPSEETPTTPKPTVTSQNPKYQLFLNNGVNTNGLSGRDADGPGGSGGAEESSVDQWKLLGPKKEEWNGSLESLLSHDSNGELTLYGLPLDECPPRVFNSPYSSGLSLEYIPTQRMSEYKGGVSPALSDFNPYSFNSRSTSPLGYGTLPSRTRVSAYDTLLRRRAEVNNAQVFTSQYSFLHSAPAPPNKKDYIEELTKQLDACQKRNQFLEAESVEMEKERDQIRYEMRLMLVNKEDLLRTNTQLNNELKRTKEEMIHMEHERQMFAERCREMEMEVKEARDMMVEAHTQEYAFNFLQQSLKNKIRDAEENLEKQTLHAKELSEKLWLAERQLEDLEVSRGSKDKKVSDLSSTILRLEMELADALQATTQATTELSLQQKLRNEAQMRVVELEDSLLEKVQEQQKMQELVGRLQGEVSSKLSNREQTLEEEIQLRERLQLQCKQAERTVDELQMELHRSNQAREDLAKQVKQAQEKMIDLETDVEELHESEQKWAAKQKRAIEQNEQLQLKLIQEKDRNEQLEFEKATIERQLREARSEVEELHSSRVQDDVVSRMEGRVRELDNALKTEERNKAVLTNTIGKLERKINELNDQLEEEHRIATEQKDLMNQRIRTLKRQLNEVEEEASRKEAQYRHTSRELAEERETSARLQRQVMDQQLQTKWKDTLSIRQTLDNLRLDLSADEDEDDDSQRLQQQASVTKV, encoded by the exons ATGCAGGGAAAGAACGAGGCGGAACAAGGCAACAACATG GAGTCCGAGTTCGATTCAAACAAGAGAGCAGACAGCCCCTCGGAGGAGACCCCCACCACTCCCAAACCCACGGTCACCAGCCAGAACCCCAAGTATCAGCTGTTCCTCAACAACGGGGTGAACACCAACGGGTTGAGTGGCAGGGATGCAGATGGTCCAGGAGGCAGTGGAGGGGCCGAGGAGAGCAGTGTGGACCAATGGAAGCTCTTGGGACCCAAGAAGGAGGAGTGGAATGGGTCCTTAGAGTCCCTGCTCTCCCATGATTCCAACGGGGAACTAACGCTCTATGGTTTACCG CTAGATGAATGTCCTCCCAGAGTCTTCAACAGCCCCTACAGCAGCGGTCTGTCCTTGGAGTACATCCCCACACAGCGCATGTCAGAGTACAAG GGTGGGGTGTCTCCTGCCCTGTCCGACTTCAACCCGTACAGCTTCAACAGTCGCAGCACCAGTCCGTTGGGCTACGGAACGCTGCCCTCACGCACGCGGGTCTCGGCCTACGAcacgctgctgaggaggagggccGAGGTCAACAAcgcccag GTCTTCACCAGCCAGTACAGCTTCCTGCACTCTGCCCCGGCACCACCCAATAAAAAAGACTACATAGAGGAGCTGACCAAGCAGCTGGATGCCTGTCAGAAG CGTAACCAGTTTCTGGAGGCGGAGAGTgtggagatggagaaggagagggaccAGATCAG GTACGAGATGCGCTTGATGCTGGTGAACAAAGAGGATCTGCTGAGGACCAACACTCAGCTGAACAATGAGCTGAAACGGACCAAAGAGGAGATGATACACATGGAGCACGAACGCCAGATGTTCGCGGAGAGATGCAGAGAGATGGAG atggaAGTTAAGGAGGCTCGAGACATGATGGTGGAGGCCCACACTCAGGAGTACGCCTTCAACTTCCTCCAGCAGTCGCTCAAAAACAAGATCCGGGATGCTGAG gagaacctggagaagcAGACTCTGCATGCTAAGGAGCTGTCGGAGAAGCTGTGGCTGGCggagaggcagctggaggacctggaggtcagcagaggCTCCAAGGACAAGAAGGTGTCGGACCTCAGCAGCACCATTCtcaggctggagatggag CTGGCCGACGCCCTTCAGGCAACCACCCAGGCCACAACGGAGCTGagtctgcagcagaagctgcgcAACGAGGCCCAGATGAGAGTGGTCGAGCTGGAGGACTCTCTGCTGGAGAaggtccaggagcagcagaagatgcAGGAGCTGGTGGGCCGGCTGCAAGGAGAG GTCTCCAGTAAGCTGAGCAACAGGGAGcagacgctggaggaggagatccagctcagagagaggctgcagctccagtgcAAGCAGGCGGAGCGGACGGTGGACGAGCTGCAGATGGAGCTGCACAGGTCCAACCAGGCCCGGGAGGACCTGGCCAAGCAAGTCAAGCAGGCCCAG gagaAGATGATTGACCTGGAGACCgacgtggaggagctgcacgaGAGCGAGCAGAAGTGGGCGGCCAAACAGAAGCGAGCCATTGAACAG aatgagcagctgcagctgaagttgATCCAGGAGAAAGATCGGAACGAGCAGCTGGAGTTTGAGAAGGCAACGATAGAGCGACAG ctgcgTGAGGCCCGttcagaggtggaggagctccaCAGCTCCAGGGTCCAGGACGACGTCGTCTCCAGGATGGAGGGACGAGTCAGAGAGCTGGACAACGCTctgaaaacagaggagag GAACAAGGCTGTGCTGACGAACACCATCGGTAAACTGGAGAGGAAGATCAACGAGCTGAACGAccagttggaggaggagcacagGATCGCCACCGAGCAGAAGGACCTG ATGAACCAGAGGATCCGCACCCTGAAGCGTCAGCTgaacgaggtggaggaggaggcgagcaggaaggaggcgcaGTACCGGCACACCAGCAGAGAGCtggcggaggagagggagacgagCGCTCGGCTGCAGAGACAAGTGAtggaccagcagctgcagacaaa GTGGAAGGACACGCTGAGCATCCGTCAGACTCTGGACAACCTGAGGCTGGATCTCAGTGCGGACGAGGACGAAGATGACGACagccagcggctgcagcagcaagcGAGCGTCACCAAAGTCTAA